In a genomic window of Leptidea sinapis chromosome 14, ilLepSina1.1, whole genome shotgun sequence:
- the LOC126968061 gene encoding nucleolar protein dao-5-like isoform X2 has protein sequence MWSQASKPVTKKGGLNKTSLKAKSGKKQPKKKPLTQKKVKPLQRTIKSPKQSKDKVEENVAAAQDASTLSAGTTNVESTKISAKSLPTLKKAKKESKEKKDINLKTTTKKIAVKKATTKNSKSELKTKKVINKDELNQKSGGEIKKIVKCPKSKTNKKATPTSTLKISDTSSSIDSMDNTRNLSSEECPNKDKERRNELDQNLSISTNEKSDENKTETLNCNSNQNILSPRSSKGDSERPPKFFTSTRSPRTVDIDVKWKNSKGSLNVSDRFLSLKCEPKLTESKEKNTTSTLVAQGPEIDVYTFTEKVDSPKSILSDFRDPINKNIGRVRPIARVKGTIIDKKGDSERKKFSPHRPIEEVVKQLKASKKSDANTQNTPSVDLSGLINKSDEPKPIVSKSYKMVARKSSVSGKPFSPIRFLEQDASTAKIESEATEQKVNVKKASPKSKKRQIQKKATISDGDIDSSKFSLGTKIKHYSSSEESVCESNDDNDAKELSETDVPRNKKLRGKKHTRILDSVKKKTSKELKELSKDSLIDLKETSALIGNEKPSKRRLKLLSMWSGPKKHRMASLNAIAKVHCLYENESRSHVELGLMKTVDRQPIPSTSRAVTSKKKETKPKENEKQNNTSESEYETKIEKGKESSDSSDDSPPQRILRGDPGIRSAGKYWDPKSSTSSSEDSELESKGKIIVERKKITSKVASAKPDIEKANPKMKKTAGVPVKKKRNRNEVVMDLKDMVVQKRMASLNATAILAASYEKRSPKSSKDDSTSDSCSDESFSHKPKNGKDSGIKSEIKKEECKKETEESQTADRKQKVEVIVNQDTDVTITGVYSTHHHEGFCTVSGMQYRISSTSHTQTTATANSDKEECSREDGARYTPLSALSSMQPPADHIHPHPHPVPELGGLGRRAGCSSAFSAPSPSAHHDPGM, from the exons ATGTGGTCACAAGCTTCAAAACCTGTGACTAAGAAGGGAGGCTTAAATAAAACATCGCTGAAAGCTAAATCTGGCAAGAAACAACCTAAGAAGAAACCTTTAACTCAAAAGAAGGTTAAACCTTTGCAAAGAACAATCAAAAGTCCAAAACAAAGTAAAGACAAAGTCGAAGAAAATGTTGCAGCCGCACAAGATGCCTCGACGCTGTCGGCTGGGACAACTAATGTTGAGTCAACAAAAATATCTGCTAAAAGTTTGCCTACCcttaaaaaggcaaaaaaagaATCGAAggagaaaaaagatataaatttgAAGACGACAACAAAGAAAATAGCCGTAAAAAAGGCTACAACAAAAAACAGTAAATctgaattaaaaacaaaaaaagtaataaataaagatgAACTTAACCAAAAGAGTGGTggtgaaataaagaaaatagtCAAATGCCCAAAATCAAAGACAAATAAGAAAGCTACACCTACATCTACATTAAAAATTAGTGATACATCATCGTCTATTGATAGTATGGACAACACAAGGAATTTAAGTTCTGAGGAGTGTCCTAATAAAGATAAAGAAAGACGGAATGAACTTGATCAAAACCTCAGTATTTCAACAAATGAGAAGAGTGatgaaaataaaactgaaactttaaattgtaattcCAACCAAAATATTTTGTCACCGAGATCATCAAAAGGTGATTCAGAAAGACCACCAAAATTTTTTACGTCTACTAGATCTCCAAGGACTGTTGATATTGATGTTAAGTGGAAAAATTCTAAGGGGAGTTTAAATGTTTCTGATAGATTCTTATCGCTCAAGTGTGAACCAAAGTTAACCGaatcaaaggaaaaaaatactaCTAGCACATTAGTAGCCCAAGGTCCAGAAATAGACGTTTATACATTTACTGAAAAAGTTGATTCTCCTAAAAGTATTTTATCTGATTTCCGTGAcccaatcaataaaaatattggaaggGTTCGGCCGATAGCGAGAGTTAAAGGTACGATCATTGACAAAAAAGGAGATTCAGAAAGAAAAAAGTTCTCTCCTCACAGACCTATTGAAGAAGTAGTTAAACAATTAAAAGCTAGTAAAAAGTCTGATGCTAATACACAAAATACACCAAGTGTTGACTTAAGTGGTCTAATCAACAAAAGCGATGAACCCAAACCTATAGTAAGTAAATCATATAAGATGGTTGCGCGAAAATCTAGTGTTAGCGGCAAACCATTTAGCCCCATTAGATTTCTCGAACAAGATGCATCAACAGCAAAGATAGAATCAGAAGCAACAGAGCAAAAAGTTAACGTTAAAAAAGCATCACCTAAGTCAAAAAAGCGTCAAATTCAAAAGAAAGCAACTATATCGGATGGCGATATCGATTCATCAAAATTTTCTCTCGGCaccaaaataaaacattatagtTCTTCTGAAGAAAGTGTCTGCGAGTCGAATGATGACAACGATGCCAAAGAATTATCAGAAACAGACGTACCTaggaataaaaaattaagaggCAAAAAGCACACAAGAATACTTGATAGTGTGAAAAAGAAGACCTCAAAAGAACTAAAAGAACTTTCAAAAGACTCCCTTATTGATCTCAAGGAAACCTCTGCATTAATTGGTAATGAAAAACCATCTAAGAGGCGCCTAAAATTACTGTCTATGTGGAGTGGACCAAAAAAACATAGAATGGCATCCTTAAACGCCATAGCCAAAGTACATTGCTTGTACGAAAATGAAAGTCGCAGTCATGTGGAACTGGGGTTAATGAAGACAGTTGACCGACAACCTATTCCAAGTACATCAAGAGCAGTGACctcgaaaaaaaaagaaacaaagcCCAAGGAAAACGAGAAACAGAACAATACATCGGAATCTGAATACGAAACCAAAATTGAAAAAGGCAAAGAAAGTTCTGATAGTTCTGACGATAGTCCACCCCAAAGAATTTTGAGAGGTGACCCAGGAATAAGGAGTGCTGGAAAATACTGGGACCCAAAATCCTCAACCTCATCAAGTGAAGACAGTGAATTAGAGTCTAAGGGCAAAATTATagttgaaagaaagaaaattacAAGCAAAGTTGCATCGGCTAAACCGGACATTGAAAAAGCCAACCCAAAAATGAAAAAGACTGCAGGAGTCCCTGTAAAGAAGAAAAGAAATAGAAACGAAGTTGTTATGGATCTGAAAGATATGGTAGTACAAAAACGTATGGCAAGTCTTAATGCCACAGCGATCCTAGCGGCAAGTTACGAAAAACGTTCACCGAAATCTAGCAAAGACGACAGCACTTCGGATTCGTGTAGCGACGAATCGTTTTCCCACAAGCCAAAAAACGGGAAAGATTCCGGCATTAAGTCGGAAATTAAAAAGGAAGAATGTAAAAAAGAAACTGAAGAATCTCAAACAGCTGATAGGAAACAAAAAGTTGAAGTGATCGTTAATCAAGATACCGACGTGACAATAACTGGCGTTTATTCTACACACCACCATGAAGGTTTTTGCACTGTGTCTGGAATGCAATACCGCATTTCCTCTACTAGTCACACCCAGACCACTGCAACTGCTAATTCTGACAAG GAGGAATGCTCACGAGAAGATGGTGCCAGATACACACCTTTGTCAGCATTGTCTTCCATGCAGCCTCCTGCAGACCACATACATCCCCATCCGCATCCTG TACCGGAGCTGGGTGGTCTGGGACGACGTGCAGGATGCTCCAGCGCCTTCTCTGCACCTTCACCATCAGCTCATCATGACCCAG
- the LOC126968061 gene encoding nucleolar protein dao-5-like isoform X1, with the protein MWSQASKPVTKKGGLNKTSLKAKSGKKQPKKKPLTQKKVKPLQRTIKSPKQSKDKVEENVAAAQDASTLSAGTTNVESTKISAKSLPTLKKAKKESKEKKDINLKTTTKKIAVKKATTKNSKSELKTKKVINKDELNQKSGGEIKKIVKCPKSKTNKKATPTSTLKISDTSSSIDSMDNTRNLSSEECPNKDKERRNELDQNLSISTNEKSDENKTETLNCNSNQNILSPRSSKGDSERPPKFFTSTRSPRTVDIDVKWKNSKGSLNVSDRFLSLKCEPKLTESKEKNTTSTLVAQGPEIDVYTFTEKVDSPKSILSDFRDPINKNIGRVRPIARVKGTIIDKKGDSERKKFSPHRPIEEVVKQLKASKKSDANTQNTPSVDLSGLINKSDEPKPIVSKSYKMVARKSSVSGKPFSPIRFLEQDASTAKIESEATEQKVNVKKASPKSKKRQIQKKATISDGDIDSSKFSLGTKIKHYSSSEESVCESNDDNDAKELSETDVPRNKKLRGKKHTRILDSVKKKTSKELKELSKDSLIDLKETSALIGNEKPSKRRLKLLSMWSGPKKHRMASLNAIAKVHCLYENESRSHVELGLMKTVDRQPIPSTSRAVTSKKKETKPKENEKQNNTSESEYETKIEKGKESSDSSDDSPPQRILRGDPGIRSAGKYWDPKSSTSSSEDSELESKGKIIVERKKITSKVASAKPDIEKANPKMKKTAGVPVKKKRNRNEVVMDLKDMVVQKRMASLNATAILAASYEKRSPKSSKDDSTSDSCSDESFSHKPKNGKDSGIKSEIKKEECKKETEESQTADRKQKVEVIVNQDTDVTITGVYSTHHHEGFCTVSGMQYRISSTSHTQTTATANSDKEECSREDGARYTPLSALSSMQPPADHIHPHPHPVPELGGLGRRAGCSSAFSAPSPSAHHDPGKENIYTNIRIGYIKPKVRTCSLNERNSNFLFMICGI; encoded by the exons ATGTGGTCACAAGCTTCAAAACCTGTGACTAAGAAGGGAGGCTTAAATAAAACATCGCTGAAAGCTAAATCTGGCAAGAAACAACCTAAGAAGAAACCTTTAACTCAAAAGAAGGTTAAACCTTTGCAAAGAACAATCAAAAGTCCAAAACAAAGTAAAGACAAAGTCGAAGAAAATGTTGCAGCCGCACAAGATGCCTCGACGCTGTCGGCTGGGACAACTAATGTTGAGTCAACAAAAATATCTGCTAAAAGTTTGCCTACCcttaaaaaggcaaaaaaagaATCGAAggagaaaaaagatataaatttgAAGACGACAACAAAGAAAATAGCCGTAAAAAAGGCTACAACAAAAAACAGTAAATctgaattaaaaacaaaaaaagtaataaataaagatgAACTTAACCAAAAGAGTGGTggtgaaataaagaaaatagtCAAATGCCCAAAATCAAAGACAAATAAGAAAGCTACACCTACATCTACATTAAAAATTAGTGATACATCATCGTCTATTGATAGTATGGACAACACAAGGAATTTAAGTTCTGAGGAGTGTCCTAATAAAGATAAAGAAAGACGGAATGAACTTGATCAAAACCTCAGTATTTCAACAAATGAGAAGAGTGatgaaaataaaactgaaactttaaattgtaattcCAACCAAAATATTTTGTCACCGAGATCATCAAAAGGTGATTCAGAAAGACCACCAAAATTTTTTACGTCTACTAGATCTCCAAGGACTGTTGATATTGATGTTAAGTGGAAAAATTCTAAGGGGAGTTTAAATGTTTCTGATAGATTCTTATCGCTCAAGTGTGAACCAAAGTTAACCGaatcaaaggaaaaaaatactaCTAGCACATTAGTAGCCCAAGGTCCAGAAATAGACGTTTATACATTTACTGAAAAAGTTGATTCTCCTAAAAGTATTTTATCTGATTTCCGTGAcccaatcaataaaaatattggaaggGTTCGGCCGATAGCGAGAGTTAAAGGTACGATCATTGACAAAAAAGGAGATTCAGAAAGAAAAAAGTTCTCTCCTCACAGACCTATTGAAGAAGTAGTTAAACAATTAAAAGCTAGTAAAAAGTCTGATGCTAATACACAAAATACACCAAGTGTTGACTTAAGTGGTCTAATCAACAAAAGCGATGAACCCAAACCTATAGTAAGTAAATCATATAAGATGGTTGCGCGAAAATCTAGTGTTAGCGGCAAACCATTTAGCCCCATTAGATTTCTCGAACAAGATGCATCAACAGCAAAGATAGAATCAGAAGCAACAGAGCAAAAAGTTAACGTTAAAAAAGCATCACCTAAGTCAAAAAAGCGTCAAATTCAAAAGAAAGCAACTATATCGGATGGCGATATCGATTCATCAAAATTTTCTCTCGGCaccaaaataaaacattatagtTCTTCTGAAGAAAGTGTCTGCGAGTCGAATGATGACAACGATGCCAAAGAATTATCAGAAACAGACGTACCTaggaataaaaaattaagaggCAAAAAGCACACAAGAATACTTGATAGTGTGAAAAAGAAGACCTCAAAAGAACTAAAAGAACTTTCAAAAGACTCCCTTATTGATCTCAAGGAAACCTCTGCATTAATTGGTAATGAAAAACCATCTAAGAGGCGCCTAAAATTACTGTCTATGTGGAGTGGACCAAAAAAACATAGAATGGCATCCTTAAACGCCATAGCCAAAGTACATTGCTTGTACGAAAATGAAAGTCGCAGTCATGTGGAACTGGGGTTAATGAAGACAGTTGACCGACAACCTATTCCAAGTACATCAAGAGCAGTGACctcgaaaaaaaaagaaacaaagcCCAAGGAAAACGAGAAACAGAACAATACATCGGAATCTGAATACGAAACCAAAATTGAAAAAGGCAAAGAAAGTTCTGATAGTTCTGACGATAGTCCACCCCAAAGAATTTTGAGAGGTGACCCAGGAATAAGGAGTGCTGGAAAATACTGGGACCCAAAATCCTCAACCTCATCAAGTGAAGACAGTGAATTAGAGTCTAAGGGCAAAATTATagttgaaagaaagaaaattacAAGCAAAGTTGCATCGGCTAAACCGGACATTGAAAAAGCCAACCCAAAAATGAAAAAGACTGCAGGAGTCCCTGTAAAGAAGAAAAGAAATAGAAACGAAGTTGTTATGGATCTGAAAGATATGGTAGTACAAAAACGTATGGCAAGTCTTAATGCCACAGCGATCCTAGCGGCAAGTTACGAAAAACGTTCACCGAAATCTAGCAAAGACGACAGCACTTCGGATTCGTGTAGCGACGAATCGTTTTCCCACAAGCCAAAAAACGGGAAAGATTCCGGCATTAAGTCGGAAATTAAAAAGGAAGAATGTAAAAAAGAAACTGAAGAATCTCAAACAGCTGATAGGAAACAAAAAGTTGAAGTGATCGTTAATCAAGATACCGACGTGACAATAACTGGCGTTTATTCTACACACCACCATGAAGGTTTTTGCACTGTGTCTGGAATGCAATACCGCATTTCCTCTACTAGTCACACCCAGACCACTGCAACTGCTAATTCTGACAAG GAGGAATGCTCACGAGAAGATGGTGCCAGATACACACCTTTGTCAGCATTGTCTTCCATGCAGCCTCCTGCAGACCACATACATCCCCATCCGCATCCTG TACCGGAGCTGGGTGGTCTGGGACGACGTGCAGGATGCTCCAGCGCCTTCTCTGCACCTTCACCATCAGCTCATCATGACCCAG